The Candidatus Eisenbacteria bacterium genomic interval AAATCCAGTGATCGTGATGCGCCCTGCTCGAGAAATATGTTTCAAAGCCTCCTCTTGCCCGCGCCGGAATCCCGGCATGCCGCAACAATGCGCAGGTCATCACTGCAAAATGGCGGCAGCTGCCATGCAGGCGATTCTCCGGCGCTCTCGCAGACACGACGGATCGGGGATCCATCCATGATATCTGCTTTAACATATTCTCCACACGGCGGATGCCCCAATCGCGGTCGCCGTTGCGGGTGACGCCAAGGAGCCTCTTCTGGGCGTCATTAATAATCAATCCTTGTACAATCCCGACAATACTCTCCACCTCAGCGGGAACACCCTCGAACATGGCGGCATATCGCCCGGGGTCTGTCACCCTGCTGTGTGTTGTATAATACTCAAGCCGTCCGCCCACCGGCGTTTCCGGCTGCTGCGCCAGCAGTTCACGCACTTCGGGGTCTCGCGGCGAGCATCCGCCAAAAGTCATCAAGATCAAAAGGCCGGCCATAAAACACCCCCGGCGGATCATTTGGCGTCTCCATTTCATCTCCGCGTTCTCCTTCAAAAAAAGACCGGCCGGGAGAATGTTCCGACCGGTTGAAGGATAACAGCGATGTACAATCTTCTCTTTCAGAACACAAACCGTTCCCGGCGGCCAGGCGCCGTGGAGCCGCCATTCGTCAGAGAAGCCTGCCGATTCGATTGATCCGCGGCAGCCACTTTTGTGTATTGAGCGAGAAGTAGATGATACGCGCCTTGGCGATAATGGCCTTATCCGATATCGGCCCAAGGAAACGGCTATCATTGCTTCGATCCCGGTTGTCGCCCAGAACAAAGATGTGCTCCGCCGGCACAACGAAGGGGCCAAAATCGTCCCGCCGGTGCAAATACCCCGGATCAACATGCTGGGCATACGGCTCATCCAGCGGCTCGCCGTCGACAAAAACCTGTTTCGCCTTCATCTCCACTGTTTGCCCCGCGAGGGCAATGCATCTCTTGATGAGATCCACCTTCTCCGTCGGATGCTTAAAGATAACAATATCACCGGGTACCGGCTCCCGCAGGCCGGGAATCCTGGCCCCATTCGTAAAGGGGATTCGCGGCCCGAATGTAATCTTGTCGGCGAATAAAACGTCGCCGATCAAAAGCGTGCTCTCCATCGATCCCGATGGAATGTGATACCCCTGGATGGCGAATGTCCGGACGGGGATGACAATAACAAGCGCCAACAACAGCGTGCTGATAAAGCGTCCGGCCCACGTTTCCTTGAACCGGTTGAATAACCCGATTACGCCTTGTTGCCCTTGCTTCGGTTTTCTCTGCGCCACATGCTCCTTCTTCGTCACTAGCCTCTCCTTTACGCGAACCCTTCATAATTCCTAATGCTAAATCATCGGCCTCTTCGGCATGATACGAAAGCAGGCGCTCGAGGGGGAGTCCCATCTCTCATCCGGAAGCGATTCGCGCCTCGCGCCACCCTATTTACGCCGTCCCAAAGCTGTTGGTTCCACGACGGCGGCCGCTCCGGCCCTTCCGGCCGGGCCGGCGGATTTTCCATCTTCCTGGCGGATTCTCACGCGCAATCCTTTGCCATACAACAGGTTAATGGCACGGCGGCCTCCGGCCGGGCCGGTATGCTATCTTTATCCTGTGGAATCGTTGTGCGGACGCACACGGAGAAATGAAACCGATGCCCGCGATTAACCGGGAAAAACGGCCCCGCCGCGACCCGTTAGCTCAAATTCCTCTGTGGCCGATGAGCCGCAAGAGAGGTTCATGAAGATGCAACACCGCCGAGCGGCAGCTCCAACCCACATCAACTGGACGGCAAGCCTTGCCCTGCTGCTCACTTTTGGTTGCTGCACGCCCGCCGGCGCCTCGCCGGGATTTATCAAGAACCTCGGTCAATGGGATCCCGCCGTTCTATACGTCCGGCCCGCGGCGGAGACATCCATCTTCTTTACCGCCGGCGGCCTCATTGTCGGGCGGCAGGATTCCGTGGCCGCCTCCCTTCAATTTGTGGATGCCGATCCGCGCCCTTCGACAACAGCCGGCGGACAACAAGCCACGCTTTACAATTTCTATCTTGGGAATCCTTCGCGCTGGCGGGCCGCTGTCCCCGCCTACACCGAGATTGTCTATTCCAACCTTTGGCCGGGTGTCGATCTTATCTTCCAGGATCATCCGAACGGTCTTCGTTATACAATATCCGCAACCGGCGACGCCGGCCTCTCTCGCGTCCAGTGGGTGGCCGCCGGAGGAATCGCTATCGCGCCGCCGTTCCCCGGCAAAACAACGGGAACGCTGTCATGGGATGGGGAAGGCGCCGGCGCCTCCGCTTCGGTATGCGGGAGCTCTAATGCCGTCCTTTCAAGAGACCTTGACAATCCCGAAGCCCTTGTTTGGTCGACCCTTCTCGGCGGAAGCTCCGACGATTATGGGCACGCTCTCGCCCTTAACAATCTCGGCCAACCGATTCTTGCCGGCTCGACGCACTCCATAGATTACCCCACCACACCCGGCGCTTCCGCTGACACCTTGGCCGGACTTTGGGATCTCGTTGTTTCCAAGCTCGACGCGGCGGGAGAGACCCTTCTCTGGAGCACCTATATCGGCGGCGACAGCTACGATATAAATTATGATATAGCTCTCGACGCCTCCGGGAATCCCGTCATCACGGGAAAGACAGAATCAGAGAACTTCCCCACGACGTCCGGCGCCTACGACGAGTCGCACAACGGCTCCGGGGATGTCTTCGTTTTGAAACTCGGCGGCGGCGACGGCGCCCTTCAATGGAGCACATTGGCCGGCGATATTGACAACGACCTTGCCTTTAGCATGTTACTCGACGATGCGGGGAATCCGATTGTCGCAGGTTATACATTGTCTCCAGGTTTTCCAACAACCCTCGGCGCCTACGACGAGTCGCACAATGGCGAATGGGACGCCTTCCTCTTCAAGCTCACCGCCTCGGGCGATGCGCTCCTGTGGGGAACATTCTTCGGCGGCCGGGGCGATGATCGGGTTTATGACACGGCCGCCGATGAGCTGGGTTGCATCTATCTTACATCATGGACAACCTCCGAAGACCTTCCAGTGTCCGCCGGCGCCTATGACATATCATATAACGGCGGCGAAGACGCTTATGTCGCAAAGTTCAATTCGGCCGGCGACCAGCTGGAATGGTGCACCTATCTTGGCGGATCGGATATCGACCGCGCCTATGCGATCGATGTCGATTCCGGCGGCAATCCGGTTGTGGCCGGCTGGGTCCGGTCAAATGATTTTCCCCACTCCCCGGGCGCTTATGATGAAATGTACAACGGCGATGATGATATCTTCATCACAAAGCTCTCCTCGGCCGGCGCTGCGCTTCTCTGGTCGACATTCCTCGGCGGAGCCGGCGGGGAGATCGGCCGGGATCTCGCCATCGATCCGTACGACAACGTGATCATAACCGGTGGAACGACATCATCCGATTTCCCCACAACGCCGGGCGCGGTCGACACAACACAAAATGGAAGCTATGACATTTATCTGACAAAGCTGGCGCCCGACGGACGGGATCTCTTTTGGAGCGGTCTTGTCGGCGGGTCCGGCTGGGAAGAGGGTTATGCGCTCGCTCTTGACGGCGACGGACATCCGGTCCTCTCCGGCGACACATCATCCCCCGATTTTCCCACAACCCCCGGCGTCTATGCGGAAGAGCCCCGTGGGCTGATCGATATTCTCATCCTCAAGCTCGATTTGGGAAACGCCTCATCCGTGTCGCCTGGGCCGCCCGCCAGGCCGGCGGCCCAGGCCGGCTTCGGCCTCTTCCCCAATCCGGCGTCCTCCAACGTCACCTTCGTCTTCGATCTCCCCGAACCTTCGCGGGTTGTGTTCCATATATATAATGTTGCGGGACGGCTCATCCGGCGGATCGATGGCGGCGAAACATTCCCGGCGGGACAGCAGAGGCTCTGTTGGGACGGCCGAGACAACGCCGGAAAGCCTTTAGCTACGGGATGTTACCTCGTCCGTCGGTTTGGAACTGGTCGGAGCGGTGATAGCCGATTCGGAGGCGGGCGGCCCGAGGATGGCCGGGCCGGCCAAGCGGTCGCCGCTTCGACACAACGCCTCATCTTTATAGCGGATTAGATCAAGGGGGCGGGGAGGCCCGCCCAAGCACTGTCCCTATAGTCGATTCCGCCGGAATATGGTATTCTTCTACTGGTGTATTGTGTTACGTCGTCGCGCCCCAACGCCACCACATGGGGGCGCCTCATAGAACATCAGCTCGCATCTCGAGGAGTGGAAAATGTCTACGTACCAACATGTTATCTCCCAGACACTGGGACGTGGCCTGGTGAGGGGATCTTTCCTTCTCGCAATTCTGGCGGTTTTCGCCGCGCCGGTTTTGGGCTTTGCGCCGATTGAGACGCCGCCAGGCGCCGAAGACCTGCTCCCGCAAGGACCGGAAATGATGGTCCGGTCTCTCGGATCGGGCGTTACG includes:
- a CDS encoding transglutaminase-like domain-containing protein gives rise to the protein MKWRRQMIRRGCFMAGLLILMTFGGCSPRDPEVRELLAQQPETPVGGRLEYYTTHSRVTDPGRYAAMFEGVPAEVESIVGIVQGLIINDAQKRLLGVTRNGDRDWGIRRVENMLKQISWMDPRSVVSARAPENRLHGSCRHFAVMTCALLRHAGIPARARGGFETYFSSRAHHDHWICEYWKAEESRWVRVDAEIDDLLRAKWKVDFDTSDLPDGTFMTGAEAWILCRGGTVNPKMFGVGGSPGEWVGGLEFVLDELVLDYAALNKIELLPWDGGHVIDTRIEGKSEEELAEFDEMARAVQSAEDNFDAFCAGFRQASASWPAR
- the lepB gene encoding signal peptidase I, whose amino-acid sequence is MTKKEHVAQRKPKQGQQGVIGLFNRFKETWAGRFISTLLLALVIVIPVRTFAIQGYHIPSGSMESTLLIGDVLFADKITFGPRIPFTNGARIPGLREPVPGDIVIFKHPTEKVDLIKRCIALAGQTVEMKAKQVFVDGEPLDEPYAQHVDPGYLHRRDDFGPFVVPAEHIFVLGDNRDRSNDSRFLGPISDKAIIAKARIIYFSLNTQKWLPRINRIGRLL